Proteins from a single region of Desulfobacter postgatei 2ac9:
- a CDS encoding SIS domain-containing protein yields MKWQDNLSAQLFNYLKDIAKINVDMGKPLSSVKENTLLFFPDTGCTLGCGICALVAFKGPACENDLDSLSKGIETLSQNRLGPLSKGNPPMVSENYLGGADFLSTLFDHAQNLKQETSFASLFYNREKTRKLSGIAQDIEKILTNEVRDFKSATAGLSTPEAEIASNYIDLLKDIVWCLKKEIIDNIEAIANLAPGIEKQNNPSGIALFKRINAVLNSLDRLEVRGRDSAGISVLCTLDEKEFSKYKRVLEKSGLDKDLENRSNRQILSNNTISVNEVSGPGSQNRITICFVYKFAAEIGALGDNIAFIRNQIKKDPILQALAEFSPLTSSVSAHTRWASIGDITEANCHPLDNASTDTRIPRSGIIHVCLNGDIDNYLELKTEYEARYDKIHPQITTDTKLIPLQIEHHLKTGAPIEEAFRLAVNEFEGSHAISMHTDLAPGKLFLAQKGSGQAIFVGLAPDHYIAASELYGVVEETRHYIKLKGEEKGQIVVLDQEGAGGIEGVRSFYYDNQPITLTRDDVLESQITSRDIDRQGYNHYFLKEISESPLSVEKTLENKFKQNPVSGLLNINLHRTIIPPDLEEELRSGKIKKIFFIGQGTAGIAAQGCADLLTHYLGGKSIDIRAQKASELSGFSIGGKGENTRAMENTLVVAISQSGTTTDTNRTVDMVRAHGGRSLAIVNRRDSDLTFKVDGVLYTSSGRDIEMSVASTKAFYSQITAGAVLGLHIAALLNARSEKYIHEQIRALMELPAKMKTVLAMGNEIRECADKLAISKNYWATVGSGANKTSADEIRIKLSELCYKTISSDFVEDKKHIDLSSEPLIIVCAAGTRESVLGDIIKDTAIFHAHKACPIVITTQGEDRFDLYAKAVFKIPEVQEHFAPILNTLVGHIWGYYAALAINAGSKFFYEARLKIENIIKEFRHMGHDDYEVLLENKFTETVAEFYNRFSQKRRRGEFPGAMGLTTVSDITLLLKYLSGRLPVSDFEVDFGVKGTPPNMLSTFFTTMNQAINVMARPVDAIKHQAKTVTVGTSRTSERFEGIVFDALAEHKIQISLLTNTNVLVLKNLQEIISEIKGAVLYRITGLSLLGKVTSNTRIDVVSKTGILTNETSRVETDHRLKGTKNIIVREGNVYIGKGRKDNRSILVIPVLSSSPTSPNIIEFLLSLNIAFKSSEEVTLLKKIKALGGKYTRIKDWVLESKNVAWDDKYLNLMDIETLFGATAERAVAEIVEKLN; encoded by the coding sequence ATGAAATGGCAGGACAATCTTTCAGCACAACTTTTTAATTATCTTAAAGACATTGCAAAAATAAATGTAGACATGGGCAAACCATTGTCATCGGTGAAGGAAAACACCCTACTTTTTTTTCCCGACACCGGCTGCACCCTGGGCTGCGGGATCTGTGCCCTTGTGGCATTTAAAGGGCCTGCCTGTGAAAATGATCTGGATTCCTTGTCCAAGGGCATTGAAACCCTTTCACAAAATCGTCTTGGCCCGCTCTCCAAAGGCAACCCCCCCATGGTTTCAGAAAATTATCTGGGCGGCGCAGACTTTTTATCCACCCTGTTTGACCATGCCCAGAACCTTAAACAGGAAACGAGTTTTGCCTCCCTGTTTTATAACCGGGAAAAAACCCGCAAATTGTCAGGCATTGCTCAGGATATTGAAAAAATTCTTACGAATGAAGTCCGGGATTTCAAATCTGCGACTGCGGGCTTATCCACGCCCGAGGCGGAGATTGCCTCAAATTATATTGACCTGCTCAAGGATATCGTCTGGTGCCTGAAAAAAGAGATTATTGACAATATTGAGGCCATTGCGAATCTGGCCCCGGGCATAGAGAAACAAAACAATCCGTCAGGGATAGCGCTTTTTAAGCGGATCAATGCCGTACTCAACAGCCTTGACCGCCTGGAGGTCAGAGGACGGGATTCGGCAGGCATTTCAGTGCTGTGCACCCTGGATGAAAAAGAATTTTCAAAATATAAAAGAGTTCTTGAAAAAAGTGGGCTCGACAAAGATTTGGAAAACAGAAGCAACCGACAAATCCTGTCAAACAACACCATCTCAGTTAATGAAGTTAGCGGCCCAGGTTCCCAGAACCGTATTACCATCTGTTTTGTATACAAATTTGCCGCAGAGATAGGTGCCCTTGGCGACAACATCGCCTTTATCAGGAATCAGATTAAAAAAGATCCCATACTCCAGGCTCTTGCCGAATTTTCACCCTTGACGTCATCGGTCTCGGCCCATACAAGATGGGCATCCATAGGTGATATAACCGAAGCCAACTGCCATCCTTTGGACAATGCATCCACAGATACCAGGATACCCCGAAGCGGTATCATCCATGTCTGCCTTAACGGGGATATTGACAACTACCTGGAACTGAAAACCGAATACGAGGCCCGGTACGATAAAATTCATCCCCAGATCACCACGGACACCAAATTGATTCCGCTGCAGATTGAACACCATCTGAAAACGGGCGCACCCATTGAAGAGGCTTTCCGCCTGGCGGTCAATGAATTCGAGGGGTCCCACGCCATTTCCATGCACACAGATCTTGCCCCGGGCAAATTGTTTCTGGCGCAGAAAGGCAGTGGACAGGCCATTTTTGTGGGGCTTGCCCCGGACCATTACATCGCTGCATCTGAATTGTACGGTGTGGTGGAGGAGACCCGCCACTACATCAAACTCAAGGGGGAAGAAAAGGGACAGATCGTGGTCCTGGACCAGGAGGGTGCCGGTGGTATTGAAGGGGTGCGCTCTTTTTACTATGATAACCAGCCCATCACCCTGACCCGGGATGATGTGCTCGAAAGCCAAATCACCTCCCGGGATATTGACCGCCAGGGGTATAACCACTATTTCCTCAAGGAGATATCTGAATCCCCGCTCTCCGTTGAAAAAACACTGGAAAACAAATTCAAACAAAATCCGGTTTCAGGACTTCTCAATATTAATCTGCACAGGACGATTATCCCGCCGGACCTGGAAGAAGAGTTACGGTCCGGAAAAATTAAAAAAATATTTTTCATCGGCCAGGGGACAGCGGGTATTGCAGCCCAGGGATGTGCGGATCTTCTCACCCATTACCTTGGGGGTAAATCCATTGATATTCGTGCACAGAAAGCATCTGAGCTTTCCGGGTTCAGCATTGGCGGCAAAGGTGAAAATACCAGAGCCATGGAAAACACGCTGGTTGTCGCCATCAGCCAGTCCGGCACCACCACGGACACCAATCGGACCGTGGACATGGTTCGGGCCCACGGTGGCAGGAGCCTTGCCATTGTCAACCGCAGGGATTCAGATCTGACTTTCAAAGTGGACGGGGTATTGTACACCAGTTCCGGCAGGGACATTGAAATGTCCGTGGCCTCCACCAAGGCCTTCTACTCCCAGATCACGGCCGGGGCTGTGCTTGGGCTGCACATAGCCGCCCTGCTCAATGCCAGAAGTGAAAAGTATATCCACGAGCAGATCCGGGCGCTGATGGAACTGCCGGCAAAAATGAAAACCGTGCTTGCCATGGGTAATGAGATCAGGGAATGTGCGGACAAGCTGGCCATCTCCAAAAATTACTGGGCCACAGTAGGGTCAGGTGCCAACAAAACATCTGCTGATGAAATCAGGATCAAACTGTCCGAACTGTGCTACAAAACCATCTCCTCCGATTTTGTTGAAGATAAAAAACACATTGACCTGTCAAGCGAACCACTGATCATTGTCTGTGCTGCCGGCACCCGGGAAAGCGTGCTTGGGGACATCATTAAGGACACAGCCATTTTCCATGCCCACAAAGCCTGTCCCATTGTGATCACGACCCAGGGCGAAGACCGCTTTGATCTATATGCCAAGGCCGTATTCAAGATACCCGAAGTCCAGGAACATTTTGCCCCGATTCTCAATACCCTGGTGGGACATATCTGGGGTTACTATGCAGCGCTTGCCATCAATGCCGGATCAAAATTTTTCTATGAGGCAAGGCTGAAAATAGAAAATATCATTAAAGAGTTCAGGCACATGGGCCATGATGATTACGAGGTGCTTTTAGAAAACAAATTCACGGAAACCGTGGCAGAGTTCTACAACCGGTTTTCCCAAAAAAGGCGCCGGGGAGAATTTCCCGGTGCCATGGGCTTGACCACCGTATCCGATATCACCCTGCTGCTAAAATACCTGTCCGGAAGGCTGCCGGTATCGGATTTTGAAGTGGATTTTGGCGTCAAAGGGACCCCGCCCAATATGCTGTCCACCTTTTTTACCACCATGAACCAGGCCATCAATGTCATGGCCCGGCCTGTGGACGCCATCAAGCACCAGGCCAAAACGGTTACCGTGGGTACCAGCCGGACCAGTGAACGCTTTGAAGGCATTGTATTTGATGCCCTGGCGGAACATAAGATCCAGATTTCTTTGCTTACCAATACCAATGTACTGGTCCTTAAAAACCTGCAGGAAATCATATCCGAAATTAAAGGCGCAGTGCTTTACCGCATCACGGGCTTGAGTCTTTTAGGAAAAGTGACATCCAATACCCGCATTGATGTGGTATCAAAAACAGGCATTCTGACCAATGAAACCTCAAGGGTGGAAACAGATCACCGTCTCAAGGGCACCAAAAACATCATTGTCAGGGAGGGTAACGTATATATCGGCAAGGGCCGGAAAGACAACAGAAGCATTCTTGTGATTCCGGTACTCTCATCTTCGCCCACGTCACCCAACATCATTGAATTTCTTCTGTCTTTGAACATTGCCTTTAAATCCTCAGAAGAAGTCACCCTGCTCAAGAAAATCAAGGCCCTGGGCGGAAAATACACCCGGATCAAGGACTGGGTTCTTGAAAGTAAAAATGTGGCATGGGATGATAAATACCTCAACCTTATGGATATTGAGACCCTGTTCGGGGCCACGGCTGAACGGGCTGTGGCGGAGATTGTTGAAAAACTCAACTGA
- a CDS encoding penicillin-binding transpeptidase domain-containing protein, with product MHSIKTHRSWRELQTDYIELKKKQAMAKRIRQMRRVLCLGVAAAVLLWFGVNTVSKLSDRPLPEKPDKIVSEPVPPKHLGKSQVKALIQSIDILNSKTDVLFADCPSGAFTIHTQLDTRLQEELISTLNYLKTLDRGKPELIGMVAMDADTGFIKAMAGFDPNDPTVNPCTLADYPAASIFKIVTASAAVEKLNYTATTPLYFTGRKHTLYQQQLANQKGKYTNKVSLETAFAESINPVFGKLGQITLGKEALNDIAQKFGFNQSPDTDFDFPAPHFDTTGSDYHIAELGSGFNRDTLISPVFAAAMVSAAVNNGNILVPRLVDSISISNGDLIYKSTKEIYKTPFSPQTAATMMRLMKKTISSGTARKRFVGYSRDDVLSDLVIGGKTGSLSNKEHTIRYDWFAGFGQHKVTNRTLIVAVVVGHGKYIGTRASIHAKNMLKTYFSAPTQENRDKKQESRG from the coding sequence TTGCATTCCATTAAAACACATCGTTCCTGGCGAGAACTTCAGACAGACTATATTGAGCTAAAAAAGAAACAGGCCATGGCCAAGCGAATACGCCAAATGAGAAGGGTTCTCTGTCTTGGTGTTGCAGCCGCAGTGTTGCTCTGGTTTGGAGTGAACACGGTTTCCAAATTAAGTGATCGACCGCTTCCCGAAAAACCGGACAAAATTGTCAGTGAGCCGGTCCCGCCCAAGCACCTTGGGAAATCCCAAGTCAAAGCCCTGATCCAAAGCATTGATATTCTCAATTCAAAAACAGACGTATTATTTGCGGACTGCCCTTCCGGGGCATTTACCATCCACACCCAACTGGATACACGCCTTCAGGAAGAACTGATCAGCACACTGAACTATTTGAAGACATTGGACCGGGGAAAGCCCGAACTTATCGGCATGGTCGCCATGGATGCCGATACCGGATTCATAAAAGCCATGGCAGGGTTTGATCCGAACGATCCGACCGTAAACCCCTGCACACTGGCCGACTATCCGGCTGCCAGCATTTTCAAAATTGTCACCGCATCTGCTGCCGTGGAAAAATTAAATTATACCGCCACGACCCCCCTTTATTTCACCGGCAGAAAACACACCCTGTACCAACAGCAGTTAGCAAACCAGAAAGGCAAATATACCAACAAGGTTTCCCTGGAGACCGCTTTTGCCGAATCTATTAACCCGGTATTCGGCAAACTCGGGCAAATTACCCTTGGCAAAGAGGCACTTAACGATATTGCCCAAAAATTTGGTTTTAATCAGAGCCCGGATACTGATTTTGATTTCCCGGCCCCCCATTTTGACACCACCGGCTCTGATTACCATATAGCAGAACTTGGGAGCGGATTTAACCGGGACACCCTTATTTCACCTGTATTTGCCGCGGCAATGGTTTCAGCGGCGGTGAACAATGGGAACATCCTTGTACCCCGCCTTGTTGACAGCATATCAATTTCAAACGGAGACCTGATTTACAAAAGCACCAAAGAGATATATAAAACACCTTTCAGTCCCCAAACAGCGGCAACCATGATGAGATTAATGAAAAAAACCATATCGAGCGGTACAGCCAGGAAACGCTTCGTTGGGTATTCACGGGATGACGTGTTATCCGATCTTGTGATCGGAGGGAAAACCGGCTCCCTGTCCAACAAAGAGCATACCATTCGATATGACTGGTTTGCGGGATTCGGACAGCATAAAGTGACAAACCGTACTTTAATTGTCGCCGTGGTGGTGGGTCACGGCAAATATATCGGGACCCGGGCAAGCATCCACGCAAAAAATATGCTGAAAACCTATTTCAGCGCCCCCACCCAAGAAAATAGAGACAAGAAACAAGAGAGTAGAGGATGA
- the metG gene encoding methionine--tRNA ligase: protein MTCQYYTTPIYYVNAKPHLGHAYTSIAADVATRFKKMEGADTFFLTGTDEHGDKIVQAAEKENTTPKAYADKISKLFQDILPLLNIENNHFIRTTDPGHIEVVKSVLTTIYEKGEIYFSSYEGIYCFGCERFYQERELVDGKCPDHGTVPETIKESNYFFKMSKYQDWLIEHIETHPDFIRPEQYRKEILSFLKEPLEDLCISRPKTRLTWGITLPFDKEYVTYVWFDALVNYITALGYPDGDMFKKFWPTTRHFVAKDIIKPHGIYWPIMLKAAGIDIYNGLNVHGFWNVQGSKMSKSIGNVTDPVEVTGRFGVDAFRYFLMREMVFGLDANFTEDVIVSRINSDLANDLGNLFSRVLSMNQKYFKGTVQCPSPDSDKNLSLEPEAAAAFDAYTAAMAECQFHKALASVWELVSAMNKYIVTNEPWGLAKDPARTGDLGTVLYELLDGIRFVAGLIWPVMPETSGKIITALGLELPEKGFFTLDAIRPWGQMPCGITLATPQILFPRVDVEKKAAELPAPKPLKPALKEEITIDDFSKIDLRAGKIVSAERIEKSDKLLKLQVDLGTQTRQIVAGIGKSYTPEEVVGKEVIVVANLKPVKLMGELSEGMVLAASVKKDLVLSGFNGSSKPGGQVK from the coding sequence ATGACTTGTCAATACTATACCACGCCCATTTACTATGTGAATGCCAAACCCCATCTCGGCCATGCCTATACCTCCATTGCAGCAGATGTCGCCACCCGTTTTAAAAAGATGGAAGGCGCAGACACCTTTTTCTTAACAGGGACTGATGAACACGGGGATAAAATCGTTCAGGCTGCTGAAAAGGAAAACACCACACCCAAGGCTTACGCAGATAAGATCAGCAAACTATTCCAGGATATTCTGCCCCTGCTCAATATAGAAAACAACCACTTTATCCGGACAACCGATCCCGGGCATATTGAGGTGGTAAAATCCGTTCTGACAACCATTTACGAAAAAGGGGAGATCTATTTTTCGAGTTATGAAGGCATTTATTGCTTCGGATGTGAAAGATTCTACCAGGAGCGGGAGCTTGTGGACGGCAAATGCCCGGACCACGGTACTGTGCCGGAAACCATCAAGGAATCAAACTATTTTTTTAAAATGAGCAAGTATCAGGACTGGCTCATTGAACACATCGAAACCCACCCGGACTTTATCCGGCCTGAACAGTACAGAAAAGAAATTCTCTCATTTCTCAAGGAACCGTTGGAAGACCTGTGCATCTCCCGGCCCAAAACCCGACTGACCTGGGGCATCACCCTGCCCTTTGATAAAGAGTATGTCACCTATGTATGGTTTGACGCCCTGGTCAACTATATCACGGCCCTTGGATACCCTGATGGGGATATGTTTAAAAAATTCTGGCCCACCACCCGGCATTTTGTGGCCAAGGACATTATCAAGCCCCATGGAATTTACTGGCCCATCATGCTTAAGGCGGCCGGCATTGATATATACAACGGACTGAACGTCCATGGTTTTTGGAATGTTCAGGGTTCTAAAATGTCAAAAAGCATCGGCAATGTCACCGACCCTGTGGAGGTCACCGGCCGGTTCGGCGTGGATGCGTTCAGATATTTTCTTATGCGGGAGATGGTCTTTGGTCTGGACGCCAATTTCACCGAAGATGTCATTGTTTCACGGATCAACTCAGACCTTGCCAATGATTTGGGCAATCTGTTCTCCCGTGTGCTGTCCATGAACCAGAAGTATTTCAAGGGTACTGTCCAGTGCCCGTCTCCGGATTCAGACAAAAATTTAAGCCTTGAACCCGAGGCTGCCGCAGCCTTTGACGCGTACACAGCCGCCATGGCAGAATGCCAGTTTCACAAGGCCCTTGCAAGCGTATGGGAACTGGTATCAGCCATGAATAAATACATTGTTACCAATGAACCCTGGGGCCTGGCCAAAGATCCGGCACGCACAGGCGATCTTGGTACGGTGTTGTACGAACTGCTCGATGGTATCCGCTTTGTGGCCGGTCTAATCTGGCCGGTCATGCCGGAAACCAGCGGTAAAATCATTACCGCCCTTGGCCTTGAGCTGCCTGAAAAAGGGTTTTTCACCCTTGATGCCATCCGGCCCTGGGGTCAGATGCCTTGCGGCATTACTCTGGCAACGCCCCAGATTCTTTTTCCCCGGGTGGACGTTGAAAAAAAAGCGGCTGAACTCCCTGCACCCAAACCGCTCAAACCGGCATTAAAAGAAGAAATCACCATTGATGATTTTTCCAAAATAGATTTAAGAGCCGGCAAGATTGTCTCTGCTGAACGTATTGAGAAATCGGACAAATTACTTAAACTTCAAGTGGATTTAGGCACCCAGACCCGGCAGATCGTGGCAGGCATAGGCAAATCCTACACACCCGAAGAGGTGGTGGGCAAAGAGGTCATTGTTGTCGCCAACCTGAAACCCGTGAAACTTATGGGAGAATTGTCCGAGGGCATGGTGCTTGCGGCAAGTGTGAAAAAAGACCTTGTTCTTTCCGGATTCAACGGTAGTTCGAAGCCCGGTGGCCAGGTTAAATAG
- a CDS encoding PSP1 domain-containing protein: MVTVTGVKFKTAGKIYDFNSNALAVNLEDRVIVETEQGLGFGIVAVPPREKDKDEKALKNIVRLATQEDFNRRTELASLERQAHEYCIKCIKDLDLLMNLFSVESTFDRNKLTFFYTADGRIDFRELIKLLVKEFSIRIEMRQVGIRNLSKHVGGVGKCGRELCCSSFMHTFDPVSIKMAKEQGLSLNPTKISGVCGRLMCCLTFEDETYRHYKKKMPKLGKTITVEDVKGKVVRQNVLRQSVTIRLDDHMEKEIFLSQLQKENTGNSSQ, translated from the coding sequence ATGGTAACTGTTACCGGCGTTAAATTTAAAACCGCAGGTAAAATATACGATTTCAACAGCAACGCCCTGGCCGTGAACTTAGAAGACCGGGTGATTGTTGAAACAGAACAGGGTCTGGGATTCGGGATTGTTGCCGTTCCTCCCCGGGAAAAGGACAAAGATGAAAAAGCCTTGAAAAATATTGTCAGACTGGCTACCCAGGAGGATTTTAACCGGCGTACGGAACTTGCGTCACTGGAACGGCAGGCCCATGAATACTGCATTAAATGCATAAAAGACCTGGACCTTTTAATGAACCTGTTCAGTGTGGAGAGTACATTTGACAGAAACAAGCTGACATTTTTTTATACGGCGGACGGCAGGATTGATTTCAGGGAACTGATCAAACTTCTGGTCAAGGAATTCTCCATCCGTATTGAAATGCGCCAGGTAGGTATCCGAAATCTGTCCAAACATGTGGGCGGTGTAGGAAAATGCGGCAGGGAATTGTGCTGTTCATCTTTTATGCATACCTTTGATCCGGTCTCCATAAAAATGGCAAAGGAGCAGGGCTTAAGCCTGAACCCGACTAAAATCTCAGGGGTATGCGGCCGGCTGATGTGCTGTCTGACCTTTGAAGATGAGACTTACCGCCACTATAAAAAAAAAATGCCTAAACTGGGCAAAACCATTACAGTTGAAGATGTCAAAGGCAAGGTGGTCCGCCAGAATGTTCTGAGACAAAGCGTCACCATCAGGCTTGATGACCACATGGAAAAGGAAATATTTCTGTCACAACTGCAAAAAGAAAACACAGGAAATTCATCTCAATGA
- the holB gene encoding DNA polymerase III subunit delta' — MPLAPSETKPETLPSYLPLSELTYIVQTGRIPNALLFHGPRGTGKKQAALFFAQACNCRANSGRPCNTCVSCKKISAGVHPDMIFLGPADNKKIITISQIREIGGIIASRANEAAFRMVCICHADLMNPQAQNALLKMLEEPPRRTFFILAVERTAPLLPTILSRCRRIDFQPLADHEIKTILCTQYGLDPETAHIISGTAGSDLDQALRLSGLNKGNAPDHKSLRAWLIKEICGFLTTPKHQSGFKGLDLSRLLSARPEYIHDAMAVIRTVFRDFCILKYMPDKIVNLDFLSVFKDISKVHSYSRILTWITLFHETEKRLESNSGTRLTLDRFFLSLSLFE, encoded by the coding sequence ATGCCTCTTGCACCTTCCGAAACGAAGCCGGAAACGCTTCCCTCGTATCTGCCATTATCTGAATTAACCTATATTGTTCAGACCGGCCGGATCCCCAATGCCCTGCTTTTTCACGGTCCCCGGGGAACCGGCAAAAAACAGGCTGCGCTTTTTTTTGCACAGGCCTGTAACTGCCGTGCAAACAGCGGCCGGCCCTGCAATACATGCGTTTCATGCAAAAAAATATCTGCAGGCGTGCACCCGGACATGATCTTTCTTGGCCCGGCGGACAACAAAAAGATTATCACCATTTCCCAAATCCGGGAGATTGGCGGCATCATTGCATCACGTGCCAATGAAGCTGCTTTCAGGATGGTGTGTATCTGTCATGCAGATTTAATGAATCCCCAGGCCCAGAATGCCCTTCTTAAAATGCTTGAAGAACCGCCGAGACGAACATTCTTCATCCTTGCAGTAGAACGCACCGCACCCCTTTTACCGACCATCTTATCCAGGTGCCGGCGCATTGACTTCCAGCCTCTTGCAGACCACGAAATCAAAACGATTTTATGTACGCAATACGGGCTTGATCCCGAAACTGCGCATATTATCAGCGGAACGGCCGGAAGTGACCTGGACCAGGCGCTGCGCCTTTCCGGACTGAATAAAGGGAACGCACCCGACCATAAAAGCCTTCGGGCATGGCTGATTAAAGAGATATGCGGATTTCTCACAACGCCAAAGCATCAAAGTGGTTTTAAAGGCCTTGATTTATCCAGACTCCTGTCGGCCCGCCCGGAGTATATTCATGATGCCATGGCTGTAATCCGAACCGTATTCAGAGACTTTTGCATATTAAAATACATGCCGGATAAAATAGTTAACCTTGATTTTTTAAGTGTATTTAAAGATATTAGTAAGGTGCATTCATATTCAAGGATATTAACATGGATAACACTGTTTCATGAAACGGAAAAAAGACTGGAATCCAACAGCGGCACAAGACTGACCCTTGACCGTTTTTTCCTTTCCTTGTCCTTGTTTGAATAA
- a CDS encoding HU family DNA-binding protein, whose protein sequence is MNKLELISTLKDRANLTKSEAAEVIKIFFDSLSDAFVKGERVEIRGLCSFHIKEYKSYVGRNPKTGQKVDIPPKRLPFFKCGKELKERVDY, encoded by the coding sequence ATGAATAAACTTGAATTAATTTCCACATTGAAGGATCGGGCCAACCTGACCAAATCAGAAGCAGCCGAAGTAATAAAAATATTTTTTGACTCCCTCTCAGACGCATTTGTCAAGGGCGAACGGGTCGAGATACGAGGCCTTTGCAGCTTTCATATCAAAGAATATAAAAGTTATGTGGGCAGAAACCCCAAAACCGGCCAGAAGGTAGACATCCCGCCCAAACGCCTGCCGTTTTTCAAATGCGGTAAAGAACTCAAAGAGCGGGTTGATTATTAG
- a CDS encoding UpxY family transcription antiterminator: protein MKDNALWFALLTRSNFEQTVYSRICKKQIEAFLPSTRKPSKRKDRKLMIEAPLFPGYVFVKSSMAPVDQLPILKTLGAVRLLGNSAGPIPVPHRQIESLKLLTSVTQNLVTGSIIELKKGDPVIILEGPMAGLKGEFFEHKGKGRVIIKIDLLGRYAGVEVDSDKVEKIPDLLS from the coding sequence ATGAAAGACAATGCCCTTTGGTTTGCCCTGCTGACCCGAAGTAATTTCGAGCAAACCGTATATTCGCGTATCTGCAAAAAACAAATTGAAGCTTTTCTGCCGAGTACAAGAAAGCCCAGCAAACGCAAAGACCGCAAGCTCATGATAGAAGCCCCGTTGTTTCCCGGGTACGTGTTTGTTAAATCCAGCATGGCGCCGGTGGACCAGTTACCGATTTTAAAAACCCTGGGTGCGGTTAGGCTTTTAGGCAACTCTGCCGGCCCCATACCTGTGCCCCATCGCCAGATTGAGTCGCTCAAGCTTTTGACATCCGTAACCCAGAATTTGGTTACAGGCAGTATTATTGAGTTAAAAAAAGGCGATCCGGTTATCATTCTTGAAGGTCCCATGGCCGGACTGAAAGGAGAGTTCTTTGAACATAAGGGTAAGGGCAGGGTCATTATTAAAATAGATCTGTTAGGCAGATATGCCGGTGTAGAGGTTGATTCCGACAAGGTTGAAAAAATCCCGGACCTACTGTCATAA